TTTCCAACTATATATCCTAATAATATAAGTATAAAAAATATTAATGGTATAATTATAAGATTATATCTACCTTTTTTATAAATATTTAAAAATATAGGTGACAATTTACTTATAATTATTCTGTGTGCTACAATAGTTAATCCAACTAATATACCTACTATTAAAGAGTTTACTATTAAACGGTATTTCAGATTTTGACTCCTTTTTAGCATTTTAAATACTTTATGTTTTTCCATCAATATCACCTCCTAAAATTTTTTACATTAGTTTATGATTTTACAATTTCATTTATTTTATAGTTTATGATTTATAATTTTAAATTTAACTTATAAAATACTCATTTTTTATATCAACAAGTATTTTATAATGTATAATAAAATAATAAAGTTTACTTTTAAAAATCAAATAAGGGGTGTATGAAGATGTATAAATGTTGTATTTTTGATTTAGATGGTACTTTAATAAATTCAATAAAAGCTATTGCTTATAGTTGTAATTTAACTCTAAGGAAATATAACTTAGGTCCTATTGATGAAGATACTTATAAAATACTTATCGGTGATGGGTATAAAAAATTAATTGAAAGAGCTTTAATTCATTGTGGTGATACTAATTTAGAAAATTATGAAGATGCTCTAATTACTTATATGGAGTATTTTAAAATCCATTGTATGCATGAAGTTAAAGCTTATGACGGTATCTATGATATGTTAGATTTTTTAAAGAATAATAATATTAAAATAGCAGTATTATCTAATAAACCTCATGCTCAAACAGTTGAAAATGTAGATAAGATTTTTGGATGTGGATATTTTGATCGTATAGCTGGTGAAAAGTCTAATATTAAGAGAAAGCCAAATCCTGAAGGTGCTATTATTACAGCTAATGATTTAGATGTAAATCCTTGTGAATGTCTATACATTGGCGATACTAATACAGATATGAAAACTGGTATTAGCGCTGGTATG
The Romboutsia ilealis genome window above contains:
- a CDS encoding HAD family hydrolase, whose protein sequence is MYKCCIFDLDGTLINSIKAIAYSCNLTLRKYNLGPIDEDTYKILIGDGYKKLIERALIHCGDTNLENYEDALITYMEYFKIHCMHEVKAYDGIYDMLDFLKNNNIKIAVLSNKPHAQTVENVDKIFGCGYFDRIAGEKSNIKRKPNPEGAIITANDLDVNPCECLYIGDTNTDMKTGISAGMDSVGVTWGYRDRKELEDFNPKYVIDHPSEIVDIIKSTVLVSN